The segment CCCTCGCCGCCTGGGAGCCCAACCAGGTCGTGCGCCTGGCCAAAAGCGCCACCTACTGGGACCGCGCCGCCGTGCGCCTGAACGCGGTTAACTTTTACCCGATCGAGGACCGGGTGACCGAGGAGGCGTCCTTCCGCGCCGGCCAGCTCCACGTCACCGGCACGATCCCGCCCGACAAAATCGACACGTATAAAAAAACGCACCCCGAGCTCCTGCGCCAGGATGCCACCTTCGCCACCAACTTCATTGCCTACAACACCACCCGTCCGCCGCTCCACGACGCCCGTGTGCGCCGCGCCCTCGCGCTGGTGATCGACCGTACCGCGCTCTGCGAAAAAGTCCTGCGCGGCGGCCGCACCCCCGCCTACAACCTCACTCCGCCGGGCATTGCCGGCTACGAGACGGTTCCCGGCTTTAAGGAAGACATTGCCGAAGCTCAGCGCCTGCTGGCCGAAGCCGGCTTCAAGGACGGCGCCGGTTTCCCGCGCCTCGAAATGCTCACCGCCAAGGGCAGCACCAGCCAGTTACCCGAAGCGATCCAGCAGATGTGGCGTACCCACCTCGGCGTGGACATCGCCATCGTTCTGCAGGAAAACCGCGTGCTCAACGACAGCGTGCGCACAAAAAGCTATGATCTCACGCCCTACGGCTGGGTGGGCGACTACCTCGACCCGAGCACGTTTCTGGAGCTGTTTCAGCGCACCAACGGCAACAACCACACCGGCTGGGCCAGCCCCGCCTACGACCGCCTCATCGCCGACGCGCTCCAAGCCGGCGACGACGCCCGGCGTTACCCGCTCTATCGTCAAGCCGAGCGCCTGCTGATGGACGAGATGCCGATTGCGCCGCTGGTGTACGGACGGCGCAACTACCTGATTCGGCCGAGCGTCCACGGCTGGGTGCCCAACGTGCTCGACCTGCATCCGCTCAAAGGCGTGTCCCTCGCGCCTTGAGCGGGCGGCGGGGTGGTTAAAAAGTAGCGCAGACTTCCAGTCTGCTCCGATTGGAAAAGCAGGCTTGAAGCCTGCGCTACGCCGCTCAGGCAGACAGGAATGGCGCTTAGTTAAGGGGGGGCATATCGGTGTCGCTCGCTGAGGTCGCCCCTTCAGGGCTTTGTTTATTACTGATTGATTCCTAGGGCGTTGCCCTAGGCTGGGGTGGAACGCCCCTTTGGGGCTGCACTGCCTAACTAAGTGCCATTCGTGTCGGACCGGAAATTCTACGCAACTTTCCGCCATGCTACCTCAAGCGGAGGGACGACCTCCGTGTCGTCCGTGCCCGCATCACGGTTCAATGCCATGCACTGCCGGTATTTTAACTTAATGCGGATCCTTAAGTGTCACCTATTAGGTGACACTTTCCGCCTCCCAGCGCGCAGAACTGCGGCCGCCCCAGTGTCACCTAATGGGTGACACTGGCTGCCGGGCAGCGGTGGTCCGGCGAGCGGTGGACCGGAGAATGATCGAGCGCAGTGGCCCGCTTTTTAACGTGCGTTGCGGACGCGCGTAACGGGTGTGACTGGTTATTTTAGCTCAGTGCGGGTGTCGGCATGGCTCCTGCTAAAAGGAGGGCGGTAACACTTTTTACCTAAACCGTAACACTCATGACCACCATGCGCCTCCGCCACCTGCTCCTCACCGCCGCGGTCTGCACCGCTTCCGTTCTCTCCGCCGCCCCGCTTAAAATCGCTTACTCCGACTGGCCGGGTTGGACTGCCCTCGCCATCGCTGAACAAAAGGGCTGGTTCAAGGACGCTGGCGTCGAGGTCGAACTCCTCTGGTTCGAATACGGCCCGTCCATGGAGGCCTTCACCGCCGCCAAGGTGGACGCGGTCACCGTCACCAACGGCGACGCCCTCGTCACCGGTGCCGGCGGCGCCAAAAACATTGCGGTGATCATCACCGATTACTCCAACGGTAACGACATGATCGTCGCCAAGCCTGGCATCGCCTCACTCAAAGATTTTAAGGGCAAAAAGGTCGGCATCGAAGTCGGCTTTGTTGAACACCTCTTGCTGCTCAACGGACTCAAAAAGGCTGGCCTGACCGAGGCCGACGTCGAGCTCGTGCCCACGCCCACCAACCAGACTCCGCAGGTCCTCGCCTCCGGCCAGGTTGACGCGATCGGCGCCTGGCAGCCCAATTCCGGCGCAGCCCTTAAGGCCGTCCCCGGCGCCAAGGCTGTGTACACCAGCGCCGACGAGCCCGGCCTGATTTACGACGCCATCGTGGTCAGCCCGCAGAGCCTCGCCCAGCACCGCGCCGAGTGGGTGAAGGTCGCCAAGGTCTGGGACAAGATCGTCGCCTACCTCGCCGACCCGAAAACCGCCGAAGACGGCATCAAGATCATGGCTGCCCGCGCCGGTGTGGACGCCAAGGAATACGCCTCGTTCATGCCTGGAACCAAGTTCCTCTCGCTCGCCGAGGGCGCCAAGGTCCTCTCCGCTAAAACCGCCGGCTTCGATTCCGTGCTCGGCTCCTCAAAGATCGCCGACGAGTTCAACGTGAAGAACGGCGTGTACAAGGAGTCGCAAAACGCCGCTTCCTACCTCGACGCCTCGATCACCCTCGACGCGCTCAAGAAGTAAGCGGCGCCGCCTGCCTCGAGCCGATTAGCCGCGAAAGAACGCAGAGAACGCATAGAAAAACACTGGGTTTGTTCTTTGCGCTCCTTGCGTTCTTTTGCGGCTAAAATGCCGGGGATTGATTCGACACAACCGCCTCCTCTTCCCACCACCACCATGTCACGCCCCCGCTGGTTTGCCGTCCGTCAGGAGCTCTCGCCGACGCGCCGGCGTTTGCTCGGGGGCGTGGCTTTTCTCCTCCCGCTCCTCCTGTGGAGCATCGTCAGCTACGTGCCCTTTATCTGGCACCCCAACATCAAGGTAATCGAACCCGGCGAAGTCTCCTGGATGCGACCGGGCTTGCAGATTCCGCGCGCGGATTTCGCCAAGGAAGTCGCCACTGCCCAGGCCGCCGGAGTGCGTCCTCCCACCGGAGAACGCGCCAATCCCATCTACTTGCCGCCGCCGCACGCAGTGGGCCGCGCGCTCTACACCGCGTTCACCACCGCACCTGTCCTCAAAGGCGACCTTTGGCTCCACGAGAGCCTCGCGATGAGCCTCAAGACCATCTTCTGGGGCTTCCTTATTTCGTCGGCCATCGGCGTGCCGCTCGGCATCCTCTGCGGCGCCTTTGTCTCTGCCTCCCGCCTGAGTGAACCGTTCATCGATTTTGTCCGCTACATGCCTGCTCCGGCCTTTGGTGCGCTCATGGTTGCGGTGCTCGGAATCCACCTGGAACCCAAGGTCGCCATCATCGTTATCGGCACCTTTTTCCAGCAGGTCCTGGTCGTCGCAAACACAGTGCGTAAAGTTGACGGCGGCCTAATCGAGGCCGCGCAAACCCTCGGCGCCAAACGCCGCCAGCTCGTCCTGCGCGTCATCCTACCCGCAAGCCTGCCCGATCTTTACAACGACCTGCGCATCCTACTCGGCTGGGCCTGGACTTACCTGATCGTCGCCGAGGTGGTCGGCGTGAGCAGTGGCATCACCTTCTTTATCAACCAGCAGGCCAAATACCGCAGCTTCGACAACGTCTACGCCGCCATCCTCATCATCGGCTTCATCGGCTTGGCCACCGACCAGGTTCTGGCCTTCGTCGGCGAGCGCCTCTTCACCTGGAAAAACCCCCGGTCAAGCCGCGTGCGCCGGTTCATCTCTTCCACCGTAGCCCGGTTTCTGCCCCGCGCCCCCATCGAAGAAACCGCCCCCTCCGCATGAGCACGCCTGATCCGCTTCCTGAATACCTGCGCCAGTCCCCTGCGGTCGCCGAGCGTTTTGCCAAACTCAAAGAGCGCCCCGTCGTCATGGAAATTGACCACCTTGGGCGCCAATTTCCTGGTGCTCAGGGGCCTGTCACCGCGTTGCGCGACATCTCTTTAAAAATTCACCGTCGCGAACTGGTCTGCGTGATCGGCCCGTCCGGCTGCGGCAAATCCACCCTCATCCGCATCATCGCCGGCCTCGATGAACCCACCTCCGGCCGCATGCTGGTCGATGGCAAGGAGACCAGCGGCCCGTCGCCTGAGCGCGGCATGGTTTTCCAGGGCTACACGTTGTTTCCCTGGCGCACGGTCAAACAGAACGTGATGTTCGGCCTCGAAATGGCCGGCCGCCCCTCCAGCGAAGCCGAGGCCGATGCCCGCCAGTGGGTTGACCTGGTCGGCCTGCGTAACTTCGCCGACAACTACCCGCATCAGCTCTCCGGCGGCATGAAGCAGCGCGTGGCCATCGCCCGCGCCCTCGCCCCCAACCCGCGCGTGCTGCTGATGGACGAGCCGTTCGGCGCCCTCGACGCCCAGACCCGCGCCCAGATGCAGTCCCACCTGCTGGAAATCTGGCGCAACGTCGATGTGACGATCCTGTTCATCACCCACGATCTCGACGAAGCCATCCTGCTCGCCGACCGCATCATCGTGCTCAAAGCCAACCCCGGAGAAATCCATGAGGTGATCGAGGTGCCCGTGCCGCGCCCCCGCAGCCTCGACCAGCTCCAGTCGCCTGAATTCCAAGCCACCCGCCGCCGCCTCGACGAGTTAATCCACCCCAAGCACCACGCGCCCTCCGAGCACCTGCCAATCACTCGCCTCACTCAGATCGGCGACGACGTCGAGTAACGCATAAAACCCGTTGTCTCGCGAAGGGGGGTGAAGGAAGCGAAGGCCCGAACTCATAAGCCCCGCAACCTACGCCCCCCTTCCTCCGAATCTTCGCTCCCTTCGCCCGCTTCGCGAGACACCTTCCCCGTTCGCCCCCTTTTTCCAATCAGCTCCATGCCCGCCAGCGCCAAAACGCCTGTCCGCTGGGACCACCTTACGTGGCCCGAGATCGGCGCGCTCATCGCGGGCGGCATGGACGCCGTTCTATTGCCCTGCGGCGCCACCGAACAACACGGCCCCCACCTGGGCACCGGCATGGACACCGCTCTCGCCAACGACGTCTGCCTCGCTGTCTCAGCCGCCACTGGCGTGCCGGTGCTCCCGCCGCTCGCCTACGGGTGCTCGCTCGGCCATTCCCACCACTGGCCCGGCACCCTCTCGCTCTCGCCGCAAACCCTGATCGCCCTCGTCACCGACCTGGGCGACTGGCTCTGGCACGCCGGCGTGCGCCGCCTGTTTTTGGTTAACAGCCATGTCACCAACGCCGCGCCCCTGCGCTGCGCCCTGGAAATCCTGCGCGCCCGCCACGACGTCTTTATGATCGCGGTGCTCAACACCGCCGAGGTCAGCTCCCGGGTGCGCGCCGCGTTTTTCGCCGACGCCGCCGACTGGCACGCCAACCAAGCCGAGACCGCGCTCATGCTCGCCCGCGCGCCCGCCCTCGCCCGCCCCGAGTTGTGCGCCACGGCCGACGACCCCGACCGCACCACCGGCCTCGTGTTCGCCCACCCGGTTAACCGCACCAGTTTGAACGGCGTCACCGGTACCCCGAGCCGCGCCACCGTTGCCCAAGGCGAACGCCTCTTCGGCTGGATCGTCACCGACCTGAGCAAAACCATCCGCCGCGCCCTGCGCGAAAACGCCCCGTTGACGACCCCGTATTTCACCAACGGCCCCAACCCTAGTGTCACCTAATAGGTGACAAACCCGTCCCCGTTCCGCTCCGGCGACCACCGCCCCCAAGGCCACCGCCGTGCCCAACCGCATCTCTCCGTACTCTCCGTGGCCTCTGTGCCACCTCTCGTGCCCTCTGTGTAACCACTCCGCAACTCCGCATCTCCCAATCTCAACTCCACCTCCGCATCTTCATGAAATCCGATTCCGAAATCCTCTCCATCCAAGCCGACCTCAAAGCCAAAGGCGTAAAATACGTCGTCGGCGCCTACGTGGACATCCACGGCGTGCCCAAGGGCAAGTTCGTGCCCATCGACCACTTTTTGCACTTCGCCCACGGCTCCGAACTCTACACCGGCTACGCCCTCGACGGCCTCGGCCAGTCGCCCAACGACGACGAAATCGCCTCCCTGCCCGACCTCGACCGCGGCTGCGTTCTCCCCTGGAACAAGGAGGTCGCCTGGTTCCCCGCCGACAACACCTTCAAAGGCCAGCCCTACGAGATTAACACCCGTGTTGCCCTCAAAAAGGTCCTCGCTGACGCCGCCAGCCTCGGCTTCGGCATGAACCTCGGCATCGAGTGCGAAGTCTACGTCGTGAAACTCGGCCCCGACGGCAAAAGCCTCCTGATGCCCAACCCCGACGACCGCCTCAACAAAGCCTGTTACGACGTCAAAGGCTTCATGGACCGCTACCCGTGGCTCGACAAGGTTTCCACCGCGATCAACGACCTCGGCTGGGACCTGTACTCGCTCGACCACGAAGACGCCAACAGCCAGTTCGAGTTCGATTTCAACTACTCGGACGCGCTCACGATGTGCGACCGCTACGTGTTCTTCCGCATGATGGCGCGCCAGTTCGCCGCCGAGGAAGGGCTGCTGGCGACCTTTATGCCCAAACCCTTCGCCGACAAAACCGGCAACGGTGCGCACTTCAACATGTCGCTGTCCGACCTCGCCACGGGCAAAAACGCCTTCAAGTGCGATCCAAAGGACGACCCGCGCGGCCTCGGTCTCACGCCTGTCGCCTACCACTTCATCGCCGGCATCCTCCGCCACGGCCCGGCGATCTGCGCCGCGATGGCACCGACGGTGAACAGCTACAAGCGCCTGGTTCGCCGCGGCCTGATGAGCTACTTTTCGTGGGCGCCGGTTTTTAATAGTTTCGGCACCAACAACCGCACCAATTCGGTGCGCGTGCCGATGGGCGGCGGCCGCTGCGAAAGCCGCAACGCCGACTCCGCCTGCAACCCCTACCTTGCCGCCACCCTCGCGCTCGCCGCCGGCCTGGAAGGCATACGCGAAAAACTCGATCCCGGCCTGCCGCAAGAGGACAACCTCTACGAACTCAGCCCGGAAGAGTTCGCCAAACGTGGTATCCAAGAACTCCCGCGCACCCTGGACGAAGCGGTCAAGGCCTTCGCCGCCGACCCGTTTGTGACCAAGGTCCTAGGCCAAGGCCTGCGCGACGAGTTCATCGCCTACAAATCCGAAGAATGGCGCCAGTATCACCAGCAGGTCAGCGCCTGGGAAATCGAGCGCTACGCCCGCATGTTCTGAGTCCAGAAGCCAAGCCAGAGGTCACCGGACGATTTGCTCCGTGACCTCTGTGCCGCCTCTCGTGTTCTCTGTGTAACTTTCCTTTCCCATGACCGCCGCCGCCGCAAAAAAAGACCGCCTTGCCCGCTTCAGTGTTTCGCTGCCCGAAAGCCTCCTGGACGAGCTCGACGGGCTGGTCAAAAACCGCGGCTACGCCAGCCGTTCTCAAGCGGTGGCCGCGCTCGCCCGCGACGGGTTGGTGGATTATGCCGGGCAACTCGGCACCGAGTCGGTGGCCGGCACGATCAGCCTAGTTTACGACCACACCACCAAAGGCCTGCAAGCCAGGCTGGCGGCGATCCAGCACAAGTATTTTTTGATGATCGTCACCAGCATGCACGTGCACCTGGAGCACCATAATTACATGGAAGTTCTCCTCGTGCAGGGCAAAGCCTCCGACCTACAAACCCTAGCCGACGAACTCACCACCTGCCGCGGCGTGCGCACCGGCAAGCTCAACCTCACCGCCACCACCCTGCCGCCGCTGCTGTGATTAAAGTAGCGCAGACTTCCAGTCTGCTTCGAGCCACTCCAGACAAACGCCCGATGCAGACAGGGATGTCTGCGCTACTTCTCAGCACCGAGCCAGACCACACGGAGGTGGTCCCTCCCTCGGCCCAAGCGTCCCCTCCGCGCTCTGCCTCTTTCATCCTGCTATTTTCGGCCGCCAGCCCCCGCTGGCATCGTTCTTGCAGTAACACGTTTTAATAAAATCGTAACACCGCCATGCCGCTCCTCGTCCCGCCCGCCGCCACCGGCACCACTTTCACCACCGCCCGCCCCACCGGCCCCGTGCCGCAGCCCGGCGCCATTCCTGCCGACCGCCTGCTCACTGAGGAAACCCTCCCCGGCGGCACCGCCGTCTCATTCACGCTCCGCCGCCACCACACGCTGCGCCTGACCGCCCTCGAAGCCGGCGCCAATGTTTCCTTCCTCTGCTTCAACCGCCACGAGCTGCTCGACCGCTACAACATGGCCGACACGCTCAAGGGCCAGCATACCGCCCGCCTCACCACCGGCTTCATCCTCGTCTCCGACATGGGCCGGGCGATGGCGTCGATCACCGGCGACACACTTGGTTGGCACGACCCGCTCGGCGGCCACGACACCGCCGCCCACGTTGAGCAAAAATGGGGCGCCAAAACCTACCAGACCGCCCGCAACGCCTGGCACCGCAACTCCCGCGACCACTTCCTGATCGAGCTGGGCAAACACGGCCTCAACGCCCGCGACCTCGTCCCCAACGTTAACTTCTTCAGCAAGCTCTCCACCGACGACGCGGGCCGCCTTTCCTTCGTCCCCGACCACGCCCAGGCCGGCGACTTCATCGACCTGCGCGCCGAGATGGACCTGCTCATCGTACTCACGACCTGTCACCACCCGCTGGACACGTCGTCCGCCTACGGCCCCAAGCCGGTAAAACTCCAGCGCTACCGCAGTGATCCGCCCCCGGCCGACGATTACTGCCGCACCTACCGCCCCGAAAACGAGCGCGCCTTCCACAACGCTGAACTCGCCGCCTTTTAATTCCGTCTCCGCGACCTCCGTGCCACCTCTCGAGCCCTCTGTGTAACCCTTCTGTCTCCGTTTCCTCCATGTCCGTCCTCATCTACACCGAATCCCCCCACGCACCCGCCGCCGCGATTTACCGCCGCACGATCCCCGCCGGCGATTTCTGGATGCACGAAATCAAGGCCGGACAAACCCTCCGCATCCTCGATTTGGAAGGCAACCAAGCCGCCGACACCCTGTTTTACAACGCGACCGACTTCCGCGAACGCTACAGCGCCCAGGACACCATCCGCGAAAACGGCGGCATCTACCTGACGACCGGCACCCGCCTGTATTCCAACGAACTCAACGTGCTCGTCGAGATCACCGCCGACACCTGCGGTCGCCACGACACGCTCGGCGGCGCATGTGCCTGCGAAAGCAACACCGTCCGCTACGGCCACGGCACCCGCCACATGCACTCCTGCCGCCAGAGCTTTTTGCTCGGCCTGATGACC is part of the Opitutus sp. genome and harbors:
- a CDS encoding peptide ABC transporter substrate-binding protein produces the protein MNRRLFTLAAALTLLLVPACKRADNRVTTGDRTQTLHLGNLAEPSDLDPQLITQITDAQIVLGLMEGLTAMDPTDAHPVPAVATHWETSADQLTWTFHLRADARWSNAEPVTAHDFAYAYQRILSPGLGSEYASLLHCLRGAADFNSGKLSDFAQVGVRVINDRTLALTLHTPLAYLPALLMHQAWYPVHRATIEKFGRIDTRGTRWTRPENYVGNGPFTLAAWEPNQVVRLAKSATYWDRAAVRLNAVNFYPIEDRVTEEASFRAGQLHVTGTIPPDKIDTYKKTHPELLRQDATFATNFIAYNTTRPPLHDARVRRALALVIDRTALCEKVLRGGRTPAYNLTPPGIAGYETVPGFKEDIAEAQRLLAEAGFKDGAGFPRLEMLTAKGSTSQLPEAIQQMWRTHLGVDIAIVLQENRVLNDSVRTKSYDLTPYGWVGDYLDPSTFLELFQRTNGNNHTGWASPAYDRLIADALQAGDDARRYPLYRQAERLLMDEMPIAPLVYGRRNYLIRPSVHGWVPNVLDLHPLKGVSLAP
- a CDS encoding ABC transporter substrate-binding protein — encoded protein: MTTMRLRHLLLTAAVCTASVLSAAPLKIAYSDWPGWTALAIAEQKGWFKDAGVEVELLWFEYGPSMEAFTAAKVDAVTVTNGDALVTGAGGAKNIAVIITDYSNGNDMIVAKPGIASLKDFKGKKVGIEVGFVEHLLLLNGLKKAGLTEADVELVPTPTNQTPQVLASGQVDAIGAWQPNSGAALKAVPGAKAVYTSADEPGLIYDAIVVSPQSLAQHRAEWVKVAKVWDKIVAYLADPKTAEDGIKIMAARAGVDAKEYASFMPGTKFLSLAEGAKVLSAKTAGFDSVLGSSKIADEFNVKNGVYKESQNAASYLDASITLDALKK
- a CDS encoding ABC transporter permease, with the protein product MSRPRWFAVRQELSPTRRRLLGGVAFLLPLLLWSIVSYVPFIWHPNIKVIEPGEVSWMRPGLQIPRADFAKEVATAQAAGVRPPTGERANPIYLPPPHAVGRALYTAFTTAPVLKGDLWLHESLAMSLKTIFWGFLISSAIGVPLGILCGAFVSASRLSEPFIDFVRYMPAPAFGALMVAVLGIHLEPKVAIIVIGTFFQQVLVVANTVRKVDGGLIEAAQTLGAKRRQLVLRVILPASLPDLYNDLRILLGWAWTYLIVAEVVGVSSGITFFINQQAKYRSFDNVYAAILIIGFIGLATDQVLAFVGERLFTWKNPRSSRVRRFISSTVARFLPRAPIEETAPSA
- a CDS encoding ABC transporter ATP-binding protein, yielding MSTPDPLPEYLRQSPAVAERFAKLKERPVVMEIDHLGRQFPGAQGPVTALRDISLKIHRRELVCVIGPSGCGKSTLIRIIAGLDEPTSGRMLVDGKETSGPSPERGMVFQGYTLFPWRTVKQNVMFGLEMAGRPSSEAEADARQWVDLVGLRNFADNYPHQLSGGMKQRVAIARALAPNPRVLLMDEPFGALDAQTRAQMQSHLLEIWRNVDVTILFITHDLDEAILLADRIIVLKANPGEIHEVIEVPVPRPRSLDQLQSPEFQATRRRLDELIHPKHHAPSEHLPITRLTQIGDDVE
- a CDS encoding creatininase family protein is translated as MPASAKTPVRWDHLTWPEIGALIAGGMDAVLLPCGATEQHGPHLGTGMDTALANDVCLAVSAATGVPVLPPLAYGCSLGHSHHWPGTLSLSPQTLIALVTDLGDWLWHAGVRRLFLVNSHVTNAAPLRCALEILRARHDVFMIAVLNTAEVSSRVRAAFFADAADWHANQAETALMLARAPALARPELCATADDPDRTTGLVFAHPVNRTSLNGVTGTPSRATVAQGERLFGWIVTDLSKTIRRALRENAPLTTPYFTNGPNPSVT
- the glnT gene encoding type III glutamate--ammonia ligase, with the translated sequence MKSDSEILSIQADLKAKGVKYVVGAYVDIHGVPKGKFVPIDHFLHFAHGSELYTGYALDGLGQSPNDDEIASLPDLDRGCVLPWNKEVAWFPADNTFKGQPYEINTRVALKKVLADAASLGFGMNLGIECEVYVVKLGPDGKSLLMPNPDDRLNKACYDVKGFMDRYPWLDKVSTAINDLGWDLYSLDHEDANSQFEFDFNYSDALTMCDRYVFFRMMARQFAAEEGLLATFMPKPFADKTGNGAHFNMSLSDLATGKNAFKCDPKDDPRGLGLTPVAYHFIAGILRHGPAICAAMAPTVNSYKRLVRRGLMSYFSWAPVFNSFGTNNRTNSVRVPMGGGRCESRNADSACNPYLAATLALAAGLEGIREKLDPGLPQEDNLYELSPEEFAKRGIQELPRTLDEAVKAFAADPFVTKVLGQGLRDEFIAYKSEEWRQYHQQVSAWEIERYARMF
- the nikR gene encoding nickel-responsive transcriptional regulator NikR; protein product: MTAAAAKKDRLARFSVSLPESLLDELDGLVKNRGYASRSQAVAALARDGLVDYAGQLGTESVAGTISLVYDHTTKGLQARLAAIQHKYFLMIVTSMHVHLEHHNYMEVLLVQGKASDLQTLADELTTCRGVRTGKLNLTATTLPPLL
- a CDS encoding urea carboxylase-associated family protein, coding for MPLLVPPAATGTTFTTARPTGPVPQPGAIPADRLLTEETLPGGTAVSFTLRRHHTLRLTALEAGANVSFLCFNRHELLDRYNMADTLKGQHTARLTTGFILVSDMGRAMASITGDTLGWHDPLGGHDTAAHVEQKWGAKTYQTARNAWHRNSRDHFLIELGKHGLNARDLVPNVNFFSKLSTDDAGRLSFVPDHAQAGDFIDLRAEMDLLIVLTTCHHPLDTSSAYGPKPVKLQRYRSDPPPADDYCRTYRPENERAFHNAELAAF
- a CDS encoding urea carboxylase-associated family protein is translated as MSVLIYTESPHAPAAAIYRRTIPAGDFWMHEIKAGQTLRILDLEGNQAADTLFYNATDFRERYSAQDTIRENGGIYLTTGTRLYSNELNVLVEITADTCGRHDTLGGACACESNTVRYGHGTRHMHSCRQSFLLGLMTWPGATSFELNKRDIPANINFFMNVPVTPTGGLQFEDGVSAPGKYVEMVARMDVVCLISNCPQLNNPCNAYNPTPVEVLIWP